From the genome of Salvelinus fontinalis isolate EN_2023a chromosome 20, ASM2944872v1, whole genome shotgun sequence, one region includes:
- the LOC129817422 gene encoding putative peptidyl-tRNA hydrolase PTRHD1: protein MAASGTAAPRCLVQYVVVRSDLVHTLSWPLGAVISQACHAATAAIHLNYNDPDTQEYLAELDSMHKVVLQALDQASLSSLSETLTEKGVAHKLWIEQPENVPTCLALKPYPKDTVRPLLRKFKLFN, encoded by the exons ATGGCGGCGTCAGGCACCGCAGCCCCCCGTTGCCTTGTCCAGTATGTTGTAGTCCGTTCGGATCTGGTCCATACGTTGTCCTGGCCATTGGGAGCGGTTATATCGCAAGCCTGCCATGCTGCCACCGCCGCCATTCATCTTAACTACAACGATCCAGACACGCAGGAGTACTTGGCAGAATTGGACAGCATGCACAAAGTGGTGCTTCAG GCTCTGGACCAGGCCTCCCTGTCCAGCCTGTCTGAGACGCTGACAGAGAAGGGGGTAGCTCACAAGCTGTGGATCGAACAGCCAGAGAACGTCCCCACCTGCCTGGCCCTGAAGCCTTACCCTAAAGACACTGTACGTCCTCTGCTGCGCAAGTTTAAACTGTTCAATTGA